Part of the Flavobacterium alkalisoli genome is shown below.
ATTTCATTTACAGGGCTAACAACATCAGACACCCCAAGCAACGGAGAATAATAATCCAGCGTAGTAGATGAAGTATTATTAGGATCTAACCAGTCTCTTAGCCTGCTTGATGAAGAGGAACCTGTGTTCCATGACACATTAAACCTACCATAATAATCACCAAAACCATTACCATTGGTACTGTTACCATTGTTAGCACATTCAGAATTACCTCCAAGAAGCTGACCTCTTATTCTTCCGTTGTTATCAAATAAAGGAGAACCTGATGAACCTCCCTCAGTAACACCTTTTTCCCAACTTAATACTTCCCATGTATCAATATTACCCATACCTCCGGCATTAATTGTAGTTGACACAGGGGAACCGGTATCAAGAGATACTTTCATTATATCTCCAGAAGGATGGTGTATACCAAAAGATTTTGTTGGAGTTGTAGTACTTCTGTCCCATCCTGCAAAAACCAAATCCCATGTAGAATCAATAGGGCCTGTTAACTGTACCAAACAAAAATCACTACCCGCACGGTGTGCTTTTAACTGAGCACCACTTACAGTATGATAGTCAAAATTACTTACACTGTTTGAAGTCGTTGCACAAGAAGTTGTTGTGCTTATCCAGTTGAACCGGAAAGACCATTGGTTAGGATTAACTGTACCAAATTCATTTTCATAACAGTGGTTAGCTGTTAAAAAATAAGGGGTTCCGTCGTTGTTAACATTATTTACAAGTGCTCCTGTACATAAACCACCACCTATAATAATTTTAGCAACAGACTTTTTATTAATATCCTTAAGATCATCTATACCATTACCCATTGTACAGTTAACATCATAATGACAGTTACCTGAATCATTAAGGTCATTTGTTCCTTTTAAGATATCATCAGCTGTTCTGTATCCGTGTATAAGTTTATAAAACTCCAGTTTACCTTCATTTTTATGAGCTGCAGGCTCATAATATTCTACCCAAATATCTTCTCCGTTAACTAGCCATGTCCCTAAAACCCTTTCAGGGTTATTTTGTTTAGAATCATAAGCTCCCAGAACATCTTTTTTATCATTACAGTAAAGATAAAGAGAAGCTCCTTCCGGCATGTAAAAATCACTAAACAGGAAGTTCATGGTTTTAGCACCTTCAGAATAAAAACGGATTCTCCATATACGGTCACCGTTTTCAAGTGTTTGCCAGTGTCCGCTGTTTTCCATGTTATAGTCTACCACAAACTCATAACCAAATCTGTAAGGGATATCCATTCTTCCCTGGTTCCTTAAATCTTCCTGCTCAATTTTAGCAAGATCAAAAGAAGGCATAACTATAGGCGCAACGCCGTCAAGATTGTCAAACTCCCAGCCTTTTGGGGTAGCATCATTACTTAGCTGAGCATTTCCTAAAGCAAATACACTGATAAGCAATAAAGTAAAAATTTGTTTCATAATTAATTTTTGCAGTTTTAAGGCGCTAAAAGTACTCTATAAATATTATTTATTTAACATAAATAATAATTTTAACGTGTTAAAACAACACATTTACCGCTTAACCCAATATATACTTCACAAAAAAACCTACTGTTTTTTCCTTATTTTTGCATTATCCTAAAAACAACACCATGCATTTTATATCAGAAGAACTGGAAAATTATGCTGCTTTTCACAGCGAAAATGAACCCGAACTTTTAAAAGCCCTTAACAGGGAAACTCACCAGAAAATATTACAGCCAAGAATGCTTAGTGGCCATTTTCAGGGAAGGGTTTTAAGCCTTATCTCAAAACTGGTAAATCCTAAAAACATATTAGAGATAGGCACCTACACGGGATATGCAACATTATGCCTTGCTGAAGGCCTGCAAAAAGACGGGGCGCTGGACACTATTGATGTAAATGAGGAACTTGTGGATTTTCAAAGAAAATACTTCGACCTTTCTGCTTATAAAAACCAGATACACCAACATTTAGGGAGTGCACTTGATATAATACCTGAGCTTAACAAAAAGTTTGACCTTGTATTTATTGATGCCGATAAGGAAAACTATATCAATTACTTTAATATGATAGTACCCATGACGAATAACGGAGGTATTATCCTTTCTGACAACGTGCTATGGAGTGGTAAGGTATTAGAACCTGTTAAGCCTAACGACAAAAGTACTAAAGTACTATTGGAGTATAATAAGATTCTTAAAGATGACCCAAGGA
Proteins encoded:
- a CDS encoding T9SS type A sorting domain-containing protein, with protein sequence MKQIFTLLLISVFALGNAQLSNDATPKGWEFDNLDGVAPIVMPSFDLAKIEQEDLRNQGRMDIPYRFGYEFVVDYNMENSGHWQTLENGDRIWRIRFYSEGAKTMNFLFSDFYMPEGASLYLYCNDKKDVLGAYDSKQNNPERVLGTWLVNGEDIWVEYYEPAAHKNEGKLEFYKLIHGYRTADDILKGTNDLNDSGNCHYDVNCTMGNGIDDLKDINKKSVAKIIIGGGLCTGALVNNVNNDGTPYFLTANHCYENEFGTVNPNQWSFRFNWISTTTSCATTSNSVSNFDYHTVSGAQLKAHRAGSDFCLVQLTGPIDSTWDLVFAGWDRSTTTPTKSFGIHHPSGDIMKVSLDTGSPVSTTINAGGMGNIDTWEVLSWEKGVTEGGSSGSPLFDNNGRIRGQLLGGNSECANNGNSTNGNGFGDYYGRFNVSWNTGSSSSSRLRDWLDPNNTSSTTLDYYSPLLGVSDVVSPVNEIKVYPNPSRGLFTVSLTDEASALQYEVYNVLGQAVQSGKIDSANNTIDMTAKANGVYILRLTDAAANKTLTRKIVKE
- a CDS encoding O-methyltransferase, with amino-acid sequence MHFISEELENYAAFHSENEPELLKALNRETHQKILQPRMLSGHFQGRVLSLISKLVNPKNILEIGTYTGYATLCLAEGLQKDGALDTIDVNEELVDFQRKYFDLSAYKNQIHQHLGSALDIIPELNKKFDLVFIDADKENYINYFNMIVPMTNNGGIILSDNVLWSGKVLEPVKPNDKSTKVLLEYNKILKDDPRIETVLLPIRDGLTVSRVI